One window of Tenacibaculum maritimum NCIMB 2154 genomic DNA carries:
- the tssD gene encoding type VI secretion system tube protein TssD: MGSFRAVFTFEGKEFDVLYSKHEFSRNTDKKGKPSSNILGGRVEISFESTEDTTVIEAMLNSQFKPVAGKITYKKTEEDAKMKELEFHNAYVVYYKETLDVNNEIPMTTKVVFSAEEITLGNAALHNRWPRA, encoded by the coding sequence ATGGGATCATTCAGAGCCGTGTTTACTTTTGAAGGCAAAGAATTTGATGTACTTTACTCCAAACATGAGTTCAGTAGAAATACAGATAAAAAAGGAAAGCCTTCTTCCAATATTTTAGGTGGAAGGGTAGAAATTTCTTTTGAATCTACAGAAGATACAACTGTTATAGAAGCAATGCTTAATAGTCAATTTAAACCAGTAGCTGGTAAAATTACCTATAAAAAGACGGAAGAGGATGCTAAAATGAAGGAGCTTGAGTTTCACAATGCTTATGTTGTATATTATAAAGAAACGTTAGACGTTAATAACGAAATACCAATGACTACTAAAGTGGTTTTTTCTGCAGAAGAAATTACCTTAGGAAATGCCGCCTTACACAATCGTTGGCCAAGGGCATAA
- a CDS encoding type VI secretion system Vgr family protein produces the protein MTSENRQVSIHGEFIKGYQSIYLKQKINDHHSFTMTIDLETIENQGAYTIDKSKEWLGKTIIISVHEKDFTGIITHIGLHHANGHHGQIVLSGYSSTIALENGKHLQSWLKKDLATIVQAAAKHPKITASVKPEYASPITYESQYMETHFQFLQRLAKQYHEWFYYDGDTLFFGKPEKEDAIELVYGIDIDEIQIGVQVQARKYESFSYNSFADEQYNAQSPDTPAGLNELGQLAFSASLDTYLHPTNAYSPMRIGNTSDLDTYLEKKQQSAFANANYISITSKKRGLTVGSIIDLRSEIFEKKGSFSNKRHGKYIITEITHNANVGNAYHNHIIALPADIKTLPEPNIHFPLAQTQMATVIDNEDPDGKGRVQVRMHWQTGEMKSAWIRVLTPDGGSSDMVAANRGFVFIPEIGDQVLISFRYNDPNRPFVMGSLYNGQTGAGGSSKNKIKSITTRSGSTITFDDDNEKGSILVKDGAGNTVILNGKDTVSVTANDTISLSTGNSSITLKSNGDIAIVGDNISISGSQTTSMATNDSTFNTEAGKSTINGKKVAVSGTQTVAINGQSKATLSSSATTSIEGTIVKLN, from the coding sequence ATGACATCTGAAAACAGACAAGTAAGCATCCATGGAGAATTTATCAAGGGGTATCAATCTATTTATTTAAAACAAAAAATAAATGACCATCATTCCTTTACCATGACCATTGACTTAGAAACTATTGAAAACCAAGGTGCTTACACTATTGACAAATCTAAAGAATGGCTTGGCAAAACAATTATTATTAGTGTTCATGAAAAAGATTTTACAGGCATCATCACCCATATTGGTTTGCACCATGCTAATGGGCATCATGGGCAAATTGTACTGTCTGGGTATTCTTCTACCATTGCCTTAGAAAATGGGAAACACCTCCAATCTTGGCTAAAGAAAGACCTTGCAACTATTGTACAGGCCGCTGCCAAACACCCTAAAATAACAGCTAGTGTGAAACCTGAATATGCTTCTCCAATTACGTACGAATCGCAATATATGGAAACTCATTTTCAGTTTTTACAACGCTTGGCGAAGCAATATCACGAATGGTTTTATTATGATGGTGATACCTTATTTTTTGGAAAACCTGAAAAAGAGGATGCTATAGAGCTTGTTTATGGTATTGATATTGACGAAATTCAAATAGGGGTTCAAGTACAAGCCAGAAAGTATGAATCTTTTTCTTACAATTCTTTTGCTGATGAGCAATATAACGCACAAAGTCCTGATACTCCTGCGGGATTGAATGAACTCGGGCAATTAGCTTTTAGTGCTTCTCTAGACACGTATTTGCATCCTACCAATGCTTATTCTCCAATGCGAATTGGCAATACCTCTGATTTAGATACTTATTTAGAAAAAAAACAACAAAGTGCTTTTGCCAATGCAAACTATATTTCTATAACATCAAAAAAGAGAGGGCTCACTGTTGGTAGTATTATTGATTTGCGTTCAGAAATTTTTGAAAAAAAAGGCTCTTTTTCAAACAAAAGACATGGTAAATATATCATTACAGAAATTACTCATAATGCTAATGTAGGAAATGCCTATCATAATCACATCATCGCCTTGCCTGCTGATATCAAGACGCTTCCAGAACCGAATATCCATTTTCCATTGGCTCAAACGCAAATGGCAACGGTGATTGACAATGAGGATCCTGATGGAAAAGGACGCGTACAGGTTCGTATGCACTGGCAAACTGGAGAAATGAAAAGCGCGTGGATACGCGTGCTAACTCCTGATGGTGGTAGTAGTGATATGGTTGCTGCCAATAGAGGGTTTGTTTTTATTCCTGAAATTGGTGATCAAGTACTTATTTCTTTTAGATACAATGATCCTAACCGACCTTTTGTTATGGGAAGCTTATACAATGGGCAAACAGGTGCAGGAGGCAGCTCTAAAAATAAAATAAAAAGCATTACAACTCGTAGCGGAAGTACTATTACTTTTGATGATGATAACGAAAAAGGAAGTATTTTGGTAAAAGATGGAGCAGGAAACACAGTAATTCTTAATGGTAAAGATACTGTTTCTGTGACCGCCAATGATACCATCAGTCTTTCTACAGGAAATTCAAGCATTACGCTTAAGAGTAATGGGGATATTGCGATTGTAGGAGACAATATTAGTATTTCTGGAAGCCAAACAACCAGCATGGCAACCAACGATTCTACCTTTAATACCGAAGCAGGAAAAAGTACGATTAACGGAAAAAAAGTGGCGGTATCAGGTACACAAACTGTTGCTATTAATGGACAATCCAAAGCTACTTTATCGTCATCAGCAACTACCAGTATTGAAGGAACTATTGTTAAATTAAATTAA
- a CDS encoding Imm17 family immunity protein produces the protein MEKFSSFFDNLFNNIRSNPSLAGFVISGIGGIMLIAVIMDADWMLEGGNGFFNIASISNYFGRNIARVLMAFLSIIIIAAGLLIAWGHSN, from the coding sequence ATGGAAAAATTTAGCTCTTTTTTTGACAACTTATTTAACAATATTCGAAGCAACCCTTCACTAGCTGGCTTCGTTATTTCTGGTATTGGTGGCATTATGCTTATTGCCGTAATTATGGATGCTGACTGGATGTTAGAGGGAGGAAATGGCTTTTTTAACATTGCTTCTATTAGCAACTATTTTGGTAGGAATATAGCCCGTGTTCTCATGGCTTTTTTATCTATTATTATCATTGCTGCTGGCTTATTAATTGCTTGGGGGCATAGTAACTAA
- a CDS encoding DUF6531 domain-containing protein, which translates to MTKIPTHKKGTTGNQHKTTSYDNSNYYDQVSSNIHNSLGTQAAALGDTAKNTEQVLHNDALSTPTKVTAVALNVAEAGMQAMGALGAVDDALESALLPVLGALGMQGLACLPISKQLDPVMGIDIHFVTIPPSPAPIPMPHPYIGMLFRAKDFASAAIASVIPAPPTPPAVENPHAPNEQEQQALNTNKAANLGHMAASMVIGMLGATVKIGGYQPRAVAGTPTKSIPHFPMGTGFHPAFTMVDKNIGHAFMGSLFTLADQDPISGGPAHLHLNCNDVGIVSPHDLRPSKNTETDKDAKINLYLPTGVINPIPPARSILTNPVPAPMNPVSAIKQLFKASLGRFYKKKAKGLADKLHTKVHQKIKTGKLRKMLHKAICTVTGHPVDVATGNFFTDEEDFYLPGQIPISWERTYYSNSDYQGPLGYGWHHLYDIALHIDQSRGILSLRMNDGRPIAFPIPSIAMPQYNRQERLEAQVTAEGRYRIWNEKEGVFYYFTENSYADLHLIETIANKNGFGIQFTYNTQGHLTRIIDSAHRKLEVVNDAEGRILKIYAPHPEKYESTFIIAAYTYDEEGNLICQTNAEGDAMHFAYKNHLMVQETWRNGLCWFFKYDGNTTGARCIHTWGDGDIYNHKLQFYEGLTKVENSLGHLKAYYHKNGLVYKRIDPNDAEHTWCYNAYNELLSETDPEGASFLYDYDARGNQLQETAPNSATTLLEYEDFDHLYLPTQVTDVLGGVWKRTYTSEGNLQKTSNPNGAITQLDWKDGLLSQITDALGNTTLLKYDKHYNLAQVISPTGATTSFVYDDLGRNTQITNAKGAQQLLTYDLLGRVIGVHDFDGNCIQLSYDGIDNLLEYKDKDQTVKYKYAGMWKLTSRSDARGRTDYFYNTEEQLTQLVNENNISYLFTLNEVGDVIKEQGFDRGITHYKRDKAGKILQKNDPAGRTSLYTYTKDGQVCEITYHDGTTVSYDYNAAGQLVEAINSDATVRLERNILGQITKETVNGVHITHQYNHIGQRVGLQSSLGANMQFEFDALGQLTKQQANGWQSEFEYDSLGLETNRKLLGGISQQSSYDNIGRLTGQQVTGGGNRKHHRQYRWGVNDRLQSIIDSATGTTEFQYSKTGHLTYAKFGNGTVQHRTADKVGNLFDSPNKKDRTYNYRNRLEKKGNWHYKYDDVGNLIEKYKKKKGLFESKTQHWKYKWNDAGMLQEVIRPDKEKVSFKYDPLGRRIRKEFKKTTTRWVWNGNTPLHEWKQHKQRHYTDEGKRADYIEKYNQITWVFEENSFVPCGKIKDNKKFSILADHLGTPTQMYNEEGEQVWERSLDLNGKVINGSNAPCPFLYQGQYYDKEIELAYNRFRYYDPDDGRYISKDPIGLLSGEYGFYNYVDDPNFWNDIFGLSKTYSKKEISDAKASAKKKAIEKANKLRGNKKHPTVITIVAHIKTGRLYDGYSGTKPTKIHKSLNDALPNSTREVWEVNNCGEVDAYNKAFTDNPGSKLPDFTEVSIDVKSGTIKKPCKNCRRWVP; encoded by the coding sequence ATGACAAAGATACCAACACATAAAAAAGGAACCACTGGAAATCAACACAAAACTACTTCTTATGATAACAGTAACTATTATGATCAAGTAAGTAGTAATATCCATAACTCATTAGGCACACAAGCAGCAGCGCTTGGTGATACTGCTAAAAATACGGAACAGGTGCTCCATAATGATGCCTTATCTACACCTACCAAAGTTACTGCTGTAGCATTAAACGTTGCTGAGGCTGGTATGCAAGCTATGGGAGCTTTAGGAGCTGTAGATGATGCTTTAGAGAGTGCTTTATTACCCGTGTTAGGTGCATTGGGTATGCAAGGGCTTGCTTGTTTGCCTATTAGCAAACAACTAGATCCTGTAATGGGCATTGACATTCATTTTGTTACCATTCCGCCTTCTCCAGCTCCTATTCCAATGCCACACCCTTATATCGGGATGCTATTTAGAGCAAAAGATTTTGCCTCCGCAGCAATTGCTAGCGTCATTCCTGCGCCTCCTACCCCTCCAGCAGTTGAAAATCCACACGCTCCTAATGAACAGGAGCAACAAGCATTAAACACCAATAAAGCCGCTAACTTAGGACATATGGCTGCTTCTATGGTGATAGGAATGTTAGGAGCTACGGTAAAAATAGGAGGCTATCAACCTAGAGCTGTTGCTGGAACTCCTACTAAAAGCATTCCGCATTTTCCTATGGGAACTGGTTTTCACCCTGCTTTTACGATGGTTGATAAGAATATTGGTCATGCTTTTATGGGCAGCTTATTTACATTGGCAGACCAAGATCCTATAAGCGGAGGCCCTGCGCATTTGCATTTAAATTGTAATGATGTAGGAATTGTATCTCCTCATGACCTGCGTCCTAGTAAAAATACAGAAACGGATAAGGATGCTAAAATTAATTTGTATTTGCCTACAGGAGTCATCAACCCTATTCCTCCTGCTAGAAGTATCCTCACCAACCCTGTGCCTGCTCCTATGAATCCTGTTTCTGCTATAAAACAACTCTTTAAAGCTAGTTTAGGGAGGTTTTATAAGAAAAAGGCGAAAGGATTGGCAGATAAACTACATACTAAGGTGCATCAAAAAATTAAGACAGGAAAGCTGCGTAAAATGCTCCATAAAGCTATTTGTACGGTTACAGGGCATCCTGTGGATGTAGCTACTGGAAACTTTTTTACAGATGAGGAAGATTTTTATTTGCCTGGACAAATTCCTATTTCTTGGGAACGTACTTATTATAGTAATAGTGACTACCAAGGGCCTTTGGGCTATGGCTGGCACCATCTATATGATATTGCCTTGCATATAGACCAAAGTAGAGGCATTTTATCATTGCGTATGAATGACGGAAGACCCATTGCTTTTCCGATTCCTAGCATAGCAATGCCTCAATACAATCGGCAAGAGCGCTTAGAAGCTCAGGTAACAGCCGAAGGACGGTATCGTATTTGGAATGAAAAAGAAGGTGTTTTCTATTATTTTACTGAAAATTCCTATGCAGACTTACATCTTATAGAAACCATTGCTAATAAAAATGGTTTTGGTATTCAGTTTACCTATAATACTCAAGGGCATCTTACTAGAATAATAGATAGTGCTCACCGAAAATTGGAGGTAGTGAACGATGCTGAAGGACGTATTTTAAAAATATATGCCCCGCATCCTGAAAAGTATGAAAGTACTTTTATTATTGCTGCATATACTTATGATGAGGAAGGAAACTTGATTTGCCAAACCAATGCCGAAGGAGATGCCATGCATTTTGCTTATAAAAATCATTTGATGGTACAGGAAACATGGAGAAACGGACTTTGTTGGTTTTTTAAATATGATGGCAATACTACAGGGGCTCGTTGTATTCATACTTGGGGAGATGGTGATATTTACAATCATAAGCTCCAATTTTACGAAGGACTTACTAAGGTAGAGAATAGTTTGGGGCATCTAAAAGCTTATTATCATAAAAACGGACTGGTATATAAACGTATAGATCCTAATGATGCGGAGCATACTTGGTGTTATAATGCGTATAACGAACTTCTTTCAGAAACGGACCCAGAAGGGGCTAGCTTTTTATATGACTATGATGCGCGTGGAAATCAATTGCAGGAAACGGCTCCGAATAGTGCAACTACTTTATTGGAATATGAAGATTTTGACCACCTTTATTTGCCTACTCAGGTTACGGATGTATTGGGCGGCGTATGGAAACGTACATATACCTCGGAGGGAAATTTACAAAAAACTAGCAATCCAAATGGAGCTATTACCCAATTAGATTGGAAAGATGGGTTGCTTTCTCAGATTACGGATGCCTTAGGAAATACGACTCTTTTAAAGTATGACAAACACTATAACCTCGCACAGGTTATTAGCCCTACTGGAGCTACTACTTCTTTTGTGTATGATGATTTGGGTAGAAATACCCAAATAACCAATGCTAAAGGAGCGCAACAGCTTTTAACATATGATTTGCTTGGTAGGGTTATTGGTGTGCATGATTTTGATGGCAATTGCATACAGCTTTCTTATGATGGTATTGATAATTTATTGGAATATAAAGACAAAGACCAAACTGTGAAGTATAAATATGCTGGAATGTGGAAACTAACTTCTCGGAGTGATGCGCGTGGAAGAACTGATTATTTTTACAATACGGAAGAGCAATTAACACAATTGGTTAATGAAAATAATATTTCTTATTTGTTTACTTTAAATGAGGTAGGGGATGTTATTAAAGAGCAAGGATTTGACCGAGGGATTACGCATTATAAACGTGATAAAGCGGGAAAGATACTTCAAAAAAATGACCCTGCTGGGCGTACGTCTCTATATACTTATACCAAAGACGGACAGGTTTGTGAAATTACCTATCATGATGGTACTACGGTAAGCTATGATTATAATGCGGCCGGACAATTGGTGGAGGCTATCAACTCAGATGCCACGGTACGTTTGGAGCGTAATATTTTAGGGCAAATTACTAAAGAAACGGTAAATGGTGTGCATATTACTCATCAATATAACCACATAGGGCAACGTGTGGGCTTACAAAGTAGCTTAGGTGCCAATATGCAATTTGAGTTTGATGCGTTAGGACAGCTTACGAAACAACAAGCCAATGGCTGGCAAAGTGAATTTGAATATGATTCCTTGGGTCTTGAAACCAACCGAAAATTATTAGGGGGCATTAGCCAACAAAGTAGCTATGACAATATAGGCCGATTAACAGGGCAACAGGTAACTGGTGGAGGCAATCGCAAACACCACCGCCAATACCGTTGGGGGGTTAATGACCGATTGCAAAGTATTATAGACAGTGCTACTGGAACTACGGAATTTCAATATAGTAAAACAGGGCACTTAACTTATGCTAAGTTTGGCAACGGAACCGTACAGCACCGAACGGCGGATAAGGTAGGAAACCTATTTGATAGCCCTAATAAAAAGGACCGTACTTATAACTACCGCAACCGTTTAGAAAAAAAAGGCAACTGGCATTATAAATATGATGATGTAGGAAACTTAATAGAAAAATACAAAAAGAAAAAGGGACTGTTTGAAAGCAAAACCCAACATTGGAAATACAAATGGAACGATGCTGGTATGCTACAAGAAGTCATACGACCTGATAAGGAAAAGGTTTCTTTTAAATACGACCCATTAGGCAGAAGAATACGCAAAGAATTTAAAAAGACCACTACCCGTTGGGTTTGGAACGGCAACACACCACTACACGAGTGGAAACAACACAAACAACGCCATTACACAGACGAAGGTAAACGAGCTGATTACATAGAAAAATACAACCAAATAACTTGGGTATTTGAAGAAAATTCTTTTGTCCCTTGCGGAAAAATAAAAGACAACAAAAAATTTAGTATCTTAGCAGACCATTTAGGTACGCCTACACAAATGTATAATGAAGAAGGCGAGCAAGTATGGGAACGTTCTTTAGATTTAAACGGAAAAGTAATTAACGGTAGTAATGCACCCTGCCCTTTTCTATATCAAGGGCAATACTATGATAAAGAGATTGAATTAGCCTATAATAGGTTTCGTTATTACGATCCTGATGATGGCAGGTATATTTCAAAAGACCCAATTGGACTACTGAGTGGTGAATATGGGTTCTATAATTATGTGGATGACCCTAATTTTTGGAATGATATTTTTGGACTTTCTAAAACATATAGTAAAAAAGAAATATCTGATGCGAAAGCTAGTGCTAAAAAGAAAGCTATAGAAAAAGCTAATAAACTAAGAGGAAACAAGAAACATCCCACAGTTATTACTATAGTAGCACATATCAAAACAGGAAGACTTTATGATGGGTATAGTGGTACTAAACCAACAAAAATTCATAAAAGCTTAAATGATGCATTGCCTAATTCTACAAGGGAAGTATGGGAAGTGAATAATTGTGGAGAAGTAGATGCTTATAATAAAGCTTTTACGGATAATCCAGGGAGTAAGTTACCTGATTTTACAGAAGTATCTATTGACGTCAAAAGTGGAACAATCAAAAAACCATGCAAAAACTGTAGAAGATGGGTACCATAA
- a CDS encoding SUKH-3 domain-containing protein, whose protein sequence is MGTIKNQLNKKSLNFLKKNSLIIENLDELIDNNSFNKSLKLYEEAQYKLTESVVEFLKYFANKKIRFKTRRGKDEIHFKTKRVLNVTNLKDWENTYRMKGTIPLGLVYSEYMTFFCDEKGLTYASFDYTVIFLGNSPIEGLNNILNDNILKKIDFDNRDRSLDKNTSFRVNFEKSDYKGKLYSFLTELGEIEVKSKNTSFKGESFFSIGGQILILLNENYIIENINFGLDLSHYDIVDDFPPIFIEEDNVFYNLKVIKEDIYDALSLNYTSEKRTIKDKNNKSFMVLLSNKDKYIGKYISENFIVFYNEYNYVTGFKIILKN, encoded by the coding sequence ATGGGTACCATAAAAAACCAATTGAATAAAAAATCTCTAAATTTTCTAAAAAAGAATAGTTTAATAATTGAAAATTTAGATGAGTTGATAGATAATAATTCATTTAACAAATCATTAAAATTATATGAAGAAGCGCAATATAAATTGACTGAATCTGTTGTTGAATTTTTAAAATATTTTGCAAATAAAAAAATAAGGTTTAAGACTAGAAGAGGTAAAGACGAAATACATTTTAAAACGAAAAGAGTTCTTAATGTTACTAATTTAAAAGACTGGGAGAATACTTATAGAATGAAAGGGACTATTCCTTTAGGTTTAGTTTATTCAGAATATATGACTTTCTTTTGTGATGAAAAAGGATTAACATATGCCTCATTTGATTATACAGTTATTTTTTTAGGAAATTCGCCAATAGAAGGATTAAATAACATACTGAATGACAATATATTAAAAAAAATAGATTTTGACAATAGAGATCGTTCTTTAGATAAGAATACTTCTTTTAGAGTTAATTTTGAAAAATCAGACTACAAAGGTAAATTATATTCTTTTCTTACAGAACTAGGTGAAATTGAAGTGAAAAGTAAAAATACATCTTTTAAAGGAGAGAGTTTTTTTTCCATAGGAGGTCAAATTCTAATTCTTTTAAATGAGAATTATATTATTGAAAATATTAATTTTGGATTGGATTTATCTCATTATGATATAGTAGATGATTTTCCGCCTATTTTTATAGAGGAAGACAATGTTTTTTATAACTTAAAAGTAATAAAAGAAGATATTTATGATGCATTAAGTTTAAATTATACATCCGAAAAACGAACTATAAAAGATAAAAATAATAAAAGCTTTATGGTTTTATTATCTAATAAAGACAAGTATATAGGAAAGTATATCTCTGAAAATTTTATCGTCTTTTATAATGAATATAATTACGTTACAGGGTTTAAAATTATATTAAAAAATTAA
- a CDS encoding RHS repeat domain-containing protein, with amino-acid sequence MYDEEGEQVWERSLDLNGKVINGSNAPCPFLYQGQYYDKEIELAYNRFRYYDPDDGRYISKDPIGLLSGEYGFYNYVGDPNTYTDILGLSKSYARGKKKLDKYRKNGSLDEASNGHLDKHGMSKDRMKEVLDDPDAVLYHNNNTNLVFHKDGDVVVVNTKENKLITSYGASDMDGNAVNLSNLQNRNALIQIE; translated from the coding sequence ATGTATGATGAGGAAGGGGAGCAAGTATGGGAACGTTCTTTAGATTTAAACGGAAAAGTAATTAATGGTAGTAATGCACCCTGCCCTTTTCTATATCAAGGGCAATACTATGATAAAGAGATTGAATTAGCCTATAATAGGTTTCGTTATTACGATCCTGATGATGGCAGGTATATTTCTAAAGACCCGATTGGACTACTGAGTGGTGAATATGGGTTCTATAATTATGTTGGGGATCCGAATACTTATACTGATATTTTAGGTCTATCTAAAAGTTACGCTAGAGGGAAAAAGAAACTTGACAAATACCGTAAAAATGGATCATTAGATGAAGCAAGTAATGGGCATTTAGATAAGCACGGTATGAGTAAAGATAGAATGAAAGAAGTTCTTGATGATCCTGATGCCGTTTTATACCACAACAACAATACCAATCTAGTTTTCCATAAAGATGGAGATGTTGTAGTTGTAAATACTAAAGAAAATAAGTTGATTACTAGCTATGGTGCATCTGACATGGATGGAAATGCTGTTAATTTAAGTAATTTACAAAATAGAAACGCTCTTATCCAAATAGAATAA
- a CDS encoding RHS repeat domain-containing protein codes for MDLNGRVRSIVGKDGFCNIRFQGQVYDDDIQLCYNRFRWYDDLDGRYIAKDPIGLLSGEYGFYNYVGDSNGWIDVFGLEMIPVGRWMSQVELDQMLSTNKVIESVTGTTHVASPANIDAFGKQAKNGTKYVEFDVPKSTLVPTNDGWAKIIGPNSLEGRLAKKKGIPVPELPKVENINVKAEKIDGKIKKISCG; via the coding sequence TTGGATTTAAACGGAAGAGTTCGTAGTATTGTAGGTAAAGATGGTTTTTGTAACATACGTTTTCAAGGACAGGTATATGATGATGATATCCAACTCTGTTACAATAGATTTAGGTGGTATGATGATCTTGATGGACGGTATATTGCAAAAGACCCGATTGGACTACTGAGTGGTGAATATGGGTTCTATAATTATGTTGGGGATTCTAATGGTTGGATTGATGTTTTTGGGTTAGAAATGATTCCCGTTGGGCGTTGGATGTCCCAAGTTGAATTGGATCAAATGCTTTCAACAAATAAAGTTATTGAGAGTGTTACAGGAACAACACATGTAGCTTCCCCAGCTAATATTGATGCTTTTGGTAAACAAGCCAAAAATGGTACTAAATATGTTGAGTTTGATGTTCCTAAAAGCACATTAGTTCCAACCAATGATGGGTGGGCTAAAATAATAGGTCCAAATTCTTTAGAAGGTCGTTTAGCAAAAAAGAAAGGAATTCCTGTACCTGAATTACCCAAAGTTGAAAACATTAATGTAAAAGCTGAAAAGATTGATGGAAAGATTAAGAAAATAAGTTGTGGATAA
- a CDS encoding immunity protein TriTu family protein, giving the protein MWLKEFKNWVTDTFPIDKKDIKESPKDIDKQSIVIDFENDIEIKRFTVWDDFSCVYESIIIESEQFNVLKRQEFKEIGELKLIFNEFYNN; this is encoded by the coding sequence ATGTGGTTAAAAGAATTTAAAAACTGGGTAACTGACACTTTCCCAATAGATAAAAAAGATATTAAAGAATCTCCAAAAGACATTGATAAACAGAGCATTGTTATTGATTTTGAAAATGATATTGAAATTAAAAGATTTACTGTTTGGGATGATTTTAGCTGTGTGTATGAATCTATAATAATTGAATCGGAACAGTTTAATGTGTTAAAGCGACAAGAGTTTAAAGAGATAGGTGAATTGAAATTAATATTCAATGAATTTTATAATAATTAA